A window of Cryptomeria japonica chromosome 3, Sugi_1.0, whole genome shotgun sequence contains these coding sequences:
- the LOC131054389 gene encoding auxin-induced protein 6B-like, producing MEKQKKDKNSQIVKLRQLIKKWRSASNNPCGYFCIYSTNSSSYPPPDVPRGYLAVHVGREEMKRFIIPTTYLSCPEFIALLDKTEEEFGHHHIGLLTILCEITVFEELLHQLEGK from the coding sequence ATGGAGAAGCAAAAGAAGGACAAGAATAGTCAGATTGTTAAGCTTAGGCAATTGATAAAGAAGTGGCGCTCAGCATCAAACAATCCATGTGGGTACTTCTGTATATACAGCACAAACTCTTCTTCTTACCCTCCACCAGATGTGCCTAGAGGTTACTTGGCTGTTCATGTGGGCAGAGAAGAAATGAAGCGCTTTATAATACCCACTACTTACTTGAGCTGCCCTGAATTTATAGCTCTGCTTGACAAGACCGAGGAGGAGTTTGGACACCACCACATTGGCTTGCTCACAATACTCTGTGAGATTACTGTGTTTGAGGAACTGCTGCATCAGCTGGAAGGAAAGTAA